The following proteins are co-located in the Candidatus Palauibacter polyketidifaciens genome:
- the groES gene encoding co-chaperone GroES translates to MATASNTKLNISPMADRIVVAPLEETEEMRGGLYIPDTAKEKPQQGTVVAVGPGRMNDDGDRIPMEVNTGDRVLYGKYAGTEVSLDGDDYLIVKESDVLAVL, encoded by the coding sequence ATGGCAACCGCCTCGAACACGAAACTGAACATCTCCCCAATGGCCGACCGCATCGTCGTCGCGCCGCTCGAAGAGACCGAGGAGATGCGCGGTGGTCTGTACATTCCGGACACCGCGAAGGAGAAGCCGCAGCAGGGCACCGTCGTCGCCGTGGGCCCCGGCCGCATGAACGACGACGGCGACCGCATCCCGATGGAAGTCAACACCGGAGACCGGGTGCTCTACGGCAAGTACGCCGGGACCGAGGTTTCGCTGGATGGCGACGACTACCTGATCGTGAAGGAAAGCGACGTTCTGGCCGTCCTCTAA
- a CDS encoding type III pantothenate kinase, which produces MLLTVDIGNTESVLGWFEDLTPVHSWRIATDRRRTADEIGLQLRGLLGACDLPAPQRIVVASVVPALHRVWLAVGGVLDAPLRFLNGGSPIPVRLDVDHPLEVGADRIANTLAAAELYRRDTIVVDLGTATTFDCITADGVFVGGVIAPGPTAGTDQLARATAQLPQIHVEKPARVIGRNTQDCLLSGGFYSVVEGIDGIVERIGEEWEREPLVVATGGLARVVGPHCRTVDRIEPALTITGLAIADRYLFGPPAGSDG; this is translated from the coding sequence ATGCTCCTCACGGTAGACATCGGGAATACCGAATCCGTCCTCGGGTGGTTCGAGGATCTCACCCCCGTGCACAGCTGGCGGATCGCGACGGACCGCCGCCGAACGGCGGACGAGATCGGACTCCAGCTCCGGGGACTCCTCGGGGCCTGCGACCTGCCGGCTCCGCAGCGGATCGTCGTCGCTTCCGTCGTCCCCGCGCTGCACCGCGTCTGGCTCGCGGTCGGCGGCGTCCTCGATGCCCCGCTGCGCTTCCTCAACGGCGGCTCTCCCATCCCCGTCCGGCTCGACGTCGACCATCCCCTCGAGGTCGGCGCCGACCGCATCGCGAACACGCTCGCCGCGGCGGAACTCTACCGCCGCGACACGATCGTCGTGGACCTCGGGACGGCGACGACCTTCGACTGCATTACGGCCGATGGCGTCTTCGTGGGCGGCGTCATCGCGCCCGGGCCCACGGCCGGCACGGACCAGCTCGCGCGCGCGACGGCGCAACTCCCGCAGATCCACGTGGAGAAACCGGCCCGGGTCATCGGCCGCAACACGCAGGACTGTCTGTTGAGCGGTGGGTTCTACTCGGTGGTGGAGGGGATCGACGGCATCGTGGAGCGGATCGGCGAGGAGTGGGAACGCGAGCCGCTCGTCGTCGCCACCGGGGGACTCGCGCGGGTCGTGGGGCCGCACTGCCGCACTGTGGACCGCATCGAGCCGGCGCTGACGATCACCGGCCTGGCGATCGCGGACCGCTATCTGTTCGGACCGCCCGCCGGCTCCGACGGCTGA
- a CDS encoding biotin--[acetyl-CoA-carboxylase] ligase, with protein MTDVGATMLADEAKGWAGESVAALRGRWNRESVFAFDRVSSTNDLARELAEAGASSGTIVLCDEQTAGRGRAGRGWTSPAGAGLYLSMVFRPRAVTIPPLLTVVAGVDLARELNRRFPGLASAVKWPNDLMARERKLGGILAETTRDGGKDVFLIVGVGINVDAGRLPDDVEGAVALADCVGPVPLVDVADAVVAGLERRLPRVPTSLDAASLDELDRLDWLKNRWVEHRLSDRAPAIGLAAGIAPDGALLLRPRGGALRRVVAGSIALGGS; from the coding sequence CGCCGCGCTGCGCGGGCGCTGGAACCGGGAGTCGGTCTTCGCCTTCGACCGCGTTTCTTCGACGAACGACCTCGCCCGCGAACTTGCGGAAGCCGGGGCGTCGTCCGGCACGATCGTGCTCTGCGACGAGCAGACGGCGGGGCGGGGAAGGGCGGGCCGCGGCTGGACATCTCCGGCAGGAGCCGGCCTCTATCTGAGCATGGTGTTTCGCCCGCGTGCGGTCACGATCCCGCCGCTCCTGACGGTCGTGGCGGGCGTCGATCTCGCGCGCGAACTCAACCGGCGCTTCCCCGGCCTCGCGTCGGCCGTGAAGTGGCCCAACGACCTCATGGCGCGCGAGCGGAAGCTCGGCGGCATCCTGGCGGAGACGACCCGCGACGGCGGCAAGGACGTGTTCCTCATCGTAGGCGTCGGCATCAACGTCGATGCCGGCCGGCTGCCGGACGACGTGGAGGGAGCGGTGGCCCTCGCCGACTGCGTGGGTCCGGTGCCTCTCGTCGACGTCGCGGATGCGGTGGTGGCGGGACTCGAGCGCCGGCTTCCGCGCGTCCCGACCTCACTCGATGCGGCCTCGCTCGATGAACTCGATCGCCTCGACTGGCTGAAGAACCGCTGGGTCGAGCACCGGCTCTCGGACCGCGCACCCGCCATCGGCCTGGCGGCGGGCATCGCCCCGGACGGCGCCCTCCTGCTGCGGCCACGCGGGGGCGCCCTGCGGCGCGTCGTCGCGGGCTCCATCGCTCTCGGCGGAAGCTGA